In Zea mays cultivar B73 chromosome 7, Zm-B73-REFERENCE-NAM-5.0, whole genome shotgun sequence, the following proteins share a genomic window:
- the LOC103632921 gene encoding uncharacterized protein: MMAAAGRPPISARRPHAAGYVLPPEISVAIDSLSIPRPPPDLASRVPTVPAAHAAMRSWIPLRHPPPPRHGRPRRPRVPLPEVAGMVRAAIAGVTTATRFQELVDWMEERKAAFRDDGKWTETVNLGLRSPALIMFGLLQFAIDRDLGFGKTSLVLPWVRHGRLGSASVTVVPCPNGDGSWFFGGTRMWSRLMEVVESDPLMKPTANPRMVTPAGSRL, translated from the coding sequence ATGATGGCGGCGGCGGGGCGGCCTCCGATTTCTGCGCGGCGTCCACATGCGGCCGGCTATGTTCTGCCTCCGGAAATCTCGGTCGCGATCGATAGCCTCTCCATCCCGCGGCCGCCACCTGATCTCGCGTCGCGCGTCCCCACCGTGCCCGCCGCACACGCCGCGATGAGATCCTGGATCCCCCTGCGACATCCTCCTCCACCGCGCCATGGCCGCCCCCGACGTCCTCGCGTGCCGCTCCCCGAGGTGGCGGGCATGGTGCGCGCAGCTATCGCGGGGGTCACGACGGCGACGCGATTCCAGGAGCTGGTAGACTGGATGGAGGAGCGGAAGGCGGCATTCAGGGACGACGGCAAGTGGACAGAGACGGTGAATCTGGGGCTCAGGAGCCCCGCGCTCATCATGTTCGGGCTGCTTCAGTTCGCCATCGACAGGGACCTCGGGTTCGGGAAGACCAGCCTCGTGCTGCCCTGGGTGCGCCATGGCCGGCTGGGGTCCGCGTCCGTGACGGTGGTGCCCTGCCCCAACGGCGACGGGTCGTGGTTCTTCGGCGGCACTAGGATGTGGTCGCGGCTCATGGAGGTGGTCGAATCCGATCCTTTGATGAAGCCGACAGCGAACCCGAGAATGGTGACACCGGCGGGATCCCGTCTGTga
- the LOC103634196 gene encoding protein ALP1-like, with amino-acid sequence MSPSHTEDEFASSDSSDSEDETLLLVNLLTLNIAAQHLHRRRSGLPRRVIHRDHFAGENLIQHHYFAANPVYPPHVFRRRFRMSRPLFLRILHGLQQHDIYFTQRVDATGMAGLGPLQKVCAAMRILAYGLPSDAVDEYIQIGESTARECLHHFCRAIIECFSAWYLRTPTQDDITRIMHNSESRGFPGMLGSIDCMHWEWRNCPTAWRGQFCGRNGRASMILEAVATYDLWIWHAFFGMPGTNNDVNVLHRSPVFDPITTGRMPPVNYTVNGNAYNFGYYLADGIYPNWPTFVKAIRHPYEEKKVYFTQMQESCRKDIERAFGVLQARWAVLRGPAYGWDRNRLTEIMTACIIMHNMIVEDEGPFAANIDFGDNSSRIDSSQIIAEGRAEWVINHFDLRRQDRSCSLQNDLVEHLWNRRGSM; translated from the exons ATGTCTCCGAGCCATACGGAAGATGAGTTTGCTTCGAGTGATTCGAGTGATAGTGAGGATGAAACTCTTTTGCTTGTCAACCTACTAACCCTAAACATTGCGGCTCAACACCTTCACCGCCGACGGTCCGGTCTACCCCGCCGTGTCATTCACAGAGATCATTTCGCTGGAGAAAACCTCATCCAACATCACTACTTCGCCGCTAACCCAGTGTATCCACCGCATGTGTTTCGTAGAAG GTTCCGCATGAGTAGGCCTTTGTTTCTCCGCATTCTGCATGGTCTTCAACAACACGATATTTACTTTACACAAAGAGTTGACGCAACTGGTATGGCCGGACTAGGACCATTACAAAAAGTTTGTGCGGCCATGCGGATACTTGCTTATGGCTTACCTTCAGATGCGGTAGACGAGTATATTCAAATTGGGGAATCAACGGCTAGGGAATGCCTTCATCATTTTTGTCGCGCAATCATTGAGTGTTTTAGTGCCTGGTATTTACGCACTCCAACTCAAGATGACATTACTCGCATCATGCATAATAGTGAGTCGCGGGGTTTTCCAGGCATGTTGGGATCCATCGATTGCATGCACTGGGAGTGGAGGAACTGTCCAACGGCATGGCGAGGTCAATTTTGTGGTCGAAATGGTAGGGCATCGATGATACTTGAAGCAGTTGCAACGTATGATCTATGGATTTGGCATGCATTTTTTGGCATGCCTGGGACAAACAATGACGTTAACGTGCTCCACCGATCCCCCGTATTTGACCCAATCACTACTGGTCGAATGCCACCTGTCAATTACACAGTTAATGGTAATGCGTACAACTTCGGTTATTACCTCGCTGATGGTATTTACCCCAACTGGCCTACTTTTGTGAAAGCAATCCGACACCCATACGAGGAAAAGAAAGTCTACTTCACTCAGATGCAGGAAAGTTGCCGAAAGGATATTGAGCGTGCATTTGGAGTACTTCAAGCCCGGTGGGCGGTGCTCCGTGGACCAGCTTATGGTTGGGATCGTAATCGTTTGACAGAGATAATGACGGCTTGCatcatcatgcacaacatgatcgTTGAAGACGAAGGGCCATTTGCTGCAAACATTGATTTCGGAGACAACTCTTCAAGGATTGATTCATCTCAAATAATAGCGGAAGGCCGTGCCGAATGGGTTATTAACCACTTTGATCTACGTCGCCAAGATAGATCGTGCTCCCTTCAAAATGATCTTGTCGAGCACTTATGGAATCGCCGTGGAAGTATGTAA
- the LOC100216653 gene encoding uncharacterized protein LOC100216653 — translation MSSSSSSGPARGSSASAGESLRNSCNDFARTLSRLPASIMEGLSRSIPRRAPRRSHPSVPHHLLPPPPPQLVPDELFFFSVFEQQYGGHHPFFYGCRFADALRAARREGKLVFVYLHDPGHPYTEPFCRRTLCSDVVVEFLDANFVSWGAVSGSGEGPGMVASLQPGSFPFCAIVAPVSDESIAVLQQIEGPVSPSELVEILQRTIDEQRATFGPSGPVDQPAAARSAEEEERRRSAQRLRQEQDAAYMESLRKDQEKERSRKSHQQGAAIAIAKPRAGNELRPRRAGQASREPIKTTTQIRASPHKETAPSHRTEPNTKILIRFPNGERRQQSFHHTDTIREVYRYVDSLSIAGIGSYQFVRSYPRKTYGQQQLGMTLRDAGFYPTVTLYIEQLQ, via the exons atgtcgtcgtcgtcgtcgtcaggtccAGCGAGGGGGAGCAGCGCTAGCGCGGGCGAGAGCCTCCGGAACTCGTGCAACGACTTCGCCCGGACCCTGTCTCGGCTGCCGGCCAGCATCATGGAGGGGCTGTCGAGGTCCATCCCCCGCCGCGCCCCGAGGAGGAGTCACCCCTCGGTTCCCCACCAtctcctgccgccgccgccgcctcagctCGTCCccgacgagctcttcttcttcagcGTCTTCGAGCAGCAGTACGGCGGCCACCACCCCTTCTTCTACGGGTGCCGCTTCGCCGACGCCCTGCGGGCCGCGCGGAGGGAGGGCAAGCTCGTTTTCGTGTACCTCCACGACCCGGGCCACCCCTACACCGAGCCCTTCTGCCGGAGGACGCTCTGCTCCGACGTGGTGGTGGAGTTCCTCGACGCCAACTTCGTGTCCTGGGGCGCTGTCAGCGGCAGCGGAGAGGGCCCTGGCATGGTAGCCTCGCTGCAGCCCGGCAGCTTCCCGTTCTGCGCCATCGTCGCTCCCGTCTCCGATGAAAGCATAGCAGTCCTGCAACAG ATAGAGGGGCCAGTCTCACCGTCCGAGCTGGTGGAGATCTTGCAGCGCACCATTGACGAGCAGCGCGCGACTTTCGGGCCCTCCGGCCCTGTCGACCAACCTGCAGCTGCCAGATCGGCAGAGGAAGAAGAGAGGAGGAGATCGGCGCAGCGGCTACGACAAGAACAGGACGCTGCTTACATGGAGTCCCTCCGGAAGGACCAG GAAAAAGAAAGATCCAGAAAGAGCCATCAACAGGGAGCTGCCATTGCCATTGCCAAGCCGAGAGCAGGTAACGAGCTTCGCCCAAGACGTGCAGGCCAGGCATCAAGAGAACCTATCAAGACGACGACTCAGATCAGAGCATCCCCTCACAAGGAAACTGCACCTTCGCACAGAACTGAACCAAATACCAAG ATCCTGATAAGATTTCCCAACGGTGAGAGAAGGCAGCAGAGCTTCCATCACACGGACACCATCAGAGAGGTCTACAGGTACGTGGACTCCTTGAGCATAGCAGGCATTGGAAGCTATCAGTTCGTACGAAGCTACCCAAGGAAGACGTACGGTCAGCAGCAGCTGGGGATGACACTCAGAGATGCAGGTTTCTACCCGACCGTGACATTGTACATCGAGCAGCTTCAGTGA